A single window of Streptomyces sudanensis DNA harbors:
- a CDS encoding nitrilase-related carbon-nitrogen hydrolase has product MRASLIQIAVNPDETVDARRRRAAALVRDESASDLVVLPELWPVGAFAYEAFAAEAEPLRGPTYEAMAAAAADARVWLHAGSFVERDGDAFYNTSLVFSPDGRLALTYRKIHRFGFDQGEAVLMSAGRELAVAPCPHLPFGLATCYDLRFPELFRGLVDAGAAAFVVPAGWPARRLGHWSLLARARAVENQAYVLACGTAGTHAGVEQAGHSVVVDPWGEVLGEAGRGEEVLTVDLDPARVAATRERFPALKDRVLGVAAPDRPASGGR; this is encoded by the coding sequence GTGCGCGCCTCTCTGATCCAGATTGCGGTCAACCCGGACGAAACGGTGGACGCGCGACGGCGGCGCGCCGCCGCGCTCGTGCGCGACGAGTCGGCGTCGGACCTGGTGGTCCTGCCGGAGCTGTGGCCGGTCGGCGCGTTCGCGTACGAGGCGTTCGCCGCGGAGGCGGAGCCGCTGCGCGGGCCGACGTACGAGGCGATGGCGGCGGCGGCCGCGGACGCCCGGGTGTGGCTGCACGCCGGTTCCTTCGTGGAACGCGACGGGGACGCGTTCTACAACACCTCGCTGGTCTTCTCCCCCGACGGAAGGCTCGCCCTGACCTACCGCAAGATCCACCGGTTCGGCTTCGACCAGGGCGAGGCGGTGCTGATGTCGGCGGGCCGCGAACTCGCCGTCGCCCCGTGCCCGCACCTGCCGTTCGGCCTGGCGACCTGCTACGACCTGCGGTTCCCCGAGCTGTTCCGGGGGCTGGTGGACGCGGGGGCCGCGGCCTTCGTCGTCCCGGCGGGGTGGCCGGCCCGGCGGCTCGGGCACTGGTCGCTGCTGGCGCGGGCCCGGGCGGTGGAGAACCAGGCGTACGTGCTGGCGTGCGGGACGGCCGGGACGCACGCCGGGGTCGAGCAGGCGGGGCACAGCGTGGTCGTGGACCCCTGGGGCGAGGTGCTGGGCGAGGCGGGCCGCGGGGAGGAGGTCCTGACCGTGGACCTCGACCCCGCGCGGGTCGCCGCGACGCGGGAGCGGTTCCCCGCGCTCAAGGACCGCGTGC
- a CDS encoding maleylpyruvate isomerase family mycothiol-dependent enzyme, translated as MTVHPSLQTYADAWTHSIEAVAELVQPLVEGEWNRATPCPGWSVRDVVSHIIGMECEMLGDPRPIHSLPRDLYHVRGDFARYMEMQVDVRRHHTGPEMTAELEYVMIRRARMLRNESRSPDTLVRAPLGAEQSLEVAYRTRAFDVWVHEQDLRTALDRPGNLDSPGAYVVRDTLLTLLPKVVAKDAGAPPNTAVVFDVSGPVEFLRTVRVDAEGRGRVDGAPSLGPAATLALDWETYVRLACGRVRPAAVADRVKVEGDEDLAGAILAHFAVTP; from the coding sequence GTGACCGTCCATCCCAGCCTCCAGACCTACGCCGACGCCTGGACCCACTCCATCGAAGCCGTGGCCGAGCTGGTGCAGCCGCTCGTCGAGGGCGAGTGGAACCGCGCCACCCCGTGTCCCGGCTGGTCGGTCCGCGACGTCGTCTCCCACATCATCGGCATGGAGTGCGAGATGCTGGGCGACCCGCGCCCGATCCACTCCCTGCCCCGCGATCTGTACCACGTGCGCGGTGACTTCGCGCGCTACATGGAGATGCAGGTCGACGTGCGGCGGCACCACACGGGGCCGGAGATGACGGCCGAGCTGGAGTACGTCATGATCCGCCGGGCCCGCATGCTGCGCAACGAGAGCCGCTCCCCCGACACGCTGGTGCGCGCCCCGCTGGGCGCCGAGCAGAGCCTTGAGGTGGCGTACCGGACGCGCGCCTTCGACGTGTGGGTGCACGAGCAGGACCTGCGCACCGCGCTCGACAGGCCCGGCAACCTCGACTCCCCCGGCGCGTACGTCGTGCGGGACACCCTGCTGACCCTCCTGCCGAAGGTCGTCGCGAAGGACGCGGGCGCCCCGCCGAACACGGCCGTGGTCTTCGACGTGAGCGGCCCCGTCGAGTTCCTGCGGACGGTCCGCGTCGACGCGGAGGGGCGCGGCCGGGTCGACGGGGCCCCGTCGCTGGGTCCGGCCGCGACGCTGGCGCTGGACTGGGAGACGTACGTGCGCCTCGCCTGCGGCCGGGTGCGGCCCGCCGCGGTCGCCGACCGGGTCAAGGTGGAGGGCGACGAGGACCTGGCGGGCGCCATCCTCGCCCACTTCGCCGTCACGCCGTAG
- a CDS encoding MFS transporter, with translation MPAPSPAAALPADPPGGRRAVLVWGAGVCVYLVAVVFRTSLGVAGLDAADRFHVNASALSAFSILQLLVYAGMQIPVGLLVDRLGTRRVLTLGIVLFTAGQLGFALSPSYGTALAARALLGCGDAMTFISVLRLGSRWFPARRGPVVAQVAALFGVAGNLLSTIVLARMLEGLGWTATFAGSSLAGLAVLVLVAVFLKDHPEGFEPEPVPHAGAAYVRHQIARAWREPGTRLGMWVHFTTQFPAMVFLLLWGMPFLVEAQGLSRGRAGELLTAVVLSNMAVGLAYGQLIARRHAARAPLALGTVGATALVWAAVLAYPGDDGAPMWLLVSLCAVLGACGPASMIGFDFARPANPPERQGTASGIVNIGGFTASMAALLAIGVLLDATGGDYRTAFSSVFVLQALGVTQILRLRARTARRERERPAADRAAPPRVPA, from the coding sequence ATCCCCGCCCCCTCCCCGGCCGCCGCGCTCCCCGCAGATCCGCCCGGCGGCCGCCGGGCGGTCCTCGTGTGGGGCGCCGGCGTCTGCGTGTACCTCGTCGCGGTCGTCTTCCGCACCTCGCTGGGCGTGGCCGGGCTCGACGCCGCCGACCGCTTCCACGTCAACGCCTCCGCGCTGTCGGCGTTCTCCATACTCCAGCTGCTCGTCTACGCGGGCATGCAGATACCCGTCGGCCTGCTGGTGGACCGGCTGGGCACGCGGAGGGTCCTGACCCTGGGCATCGTGCTGTTCACGGCCGGGCAGCTCGGCTTCGCACTGTCCCCGTCGTACGGGACGGCGCTGGCGGCCCGCGCGCTCCTGGGCTGCGGCGACGCGATGACCTTCATCTCCGTGCTGCGGCTGGGCAGCCGCTGGTTCCCGGCGCGGCGCGGCCCGGTGGTCGCGCAGGTGGCGGCGCTGTTCGGGGTCGCCGGCAACCTGCTGTCGACGATCGTGCTGGCGCGGATGCTGGAAGGGCTGGGCTGGACGGCGACGTTCGCCGGGAGCTCCCTGGCCGGGCTGGCCGTCCTGGTGCTGGTCGCCGTCTTCCTGAAGGACCATCCCGAGGGCTTCGAACCGGAGCCCGTGCCGCACGCGGGGGCCGCGTACGTACGGCACCAGATCGCCCGCGCCTGGCGGGAACCGGGCACCCGGCTCGGCATGTGGGTGCACTTCACGACGCAGTTCCCCGCCATGGTGTTCCTGCTGCTGTGGGGGATGCCGTTCCTGGTCGAGGCGCAGGGCCTGTCCCGGGGCCGGGCCGGCGAGCTGCTGACGGCGGTGGTGCTCTCCAACATGGCGGTGGGCCTCGCGTACGGGCAGCTGATCGCCCGCCGCCACGCGGCGCGCGCCCCCCTGGCGCTGGGCACCGTGGGCGCGACGGCCCTGGTGTGGGCGGCCGTCCTGGCGTACCCGGGGGACGACGGGGCGCCGATGTGGCTCCTGGTCTCGCTGTGCGCCGTCCTCGGCGCGTGCGGACCGGCGTCGATGATCGGCTTCGACTTCGCACGGCCCGCCAACCCGCCGGAACGGCAGGGCACCGCCTCGGGAATCGTCAACATCGGCGGGTTCACCGCCTCGATGGCGGCGCTCCTGGCGATCGGCGTCCTGCTGGACGCGACCGGCGGCGACTACCGGACGGCGTTCTCGTCGGTCTTCGTCCTGCAGGCGCTGGGCGTCACCCAGATCCTCCGGCTCCGCGCCCGCACGGCGCGCCGGGAGCGCGAACGGCCGGCCGCCGACCGCGCGGCGCCGCCCCGCGTCCCGGCGTGA
- a CDS encoding dihydrolipoamide acetyltransferase family protein, whose amino-acid sequence MPDVGEGLTEAEILKWYVQPGDTVTDGQAVCEVETAKAAVELPCPFDGVVHELRFPEGTTVDVGEVIISVNVGGDEPEAAEAPAAAPAPAVVEAPEESQGRQPVLVGYGVAASSTKRRPRRQDTATAPAPAARAAVQGELNGRAPAPVAPEPQARPLAKPPVRKLAKDLGVDLATVVPTGPDGIVTREDVHKAAAPEQAPAAVPAQLPAPAAPDEAQAPAAGPAAVGARETRVPIKGVRKATAQAMVGSAFTAPHVTEFVTVDVTRTLRLVEELKADKDMAGLRVNPLLLIAKALLVAIRRNPEINASWDEAAQEIVVKHYVNLGIAAATPRGLIVPNIKDAHAKTLPELAQALGELVATAREGRTTPAAMQGGTVTITNVGVFGVDTGTPILNPGESAILAVGAIKLQPWVHKGKVKPRHVTTLALSFDHRLVDGELGSKVLADIAAVLENPKRLITWA is encoded by the coding sequence ATGCCGGACGTCGGCGAGGGTCTCACCGAGGCCGAGATCCTCAAGTGGTACGTCCAGCCCGGTGACACCGTCACGGACGGGCAGGCCGTCTGCGAGGTCGAGACGGCGAAGGCCGCCGTGGAGCTGCCGTGCCCGTTCGACGGGGTGGTGCACGAGCTGCGCTTCCCCGAGGGCACGACGGTCGACGTCGGCGAGGTCATCATCTCCGTGAACGTGGGCGGCGACGAGCCGGAGGCCGCCGAGGCCCCCGCCGCCGCCCCGGCCCCGGCGGTGGTGGAGGCCCCGGAGGAGTCGCAGGGCCGCCAGCCGGTCCTCGTCGGCTACGGCGTGGCCGCGTCGTCCACGAAGCGGCGCCCGCGCAGGCAGGACACCGCCACCGCCCCCGCCCCGGCCGCCCGCGCGGCCGTCCAGGGCGAGCTGAACGGCCGGGCCCCCGCCCCGGTGGCGCCCGAGCCGCAGGCCCGCCCCCTGGCCAAGCCGCCCGTGCGGAAGCTGGCCAAGGACCTGGGCGTGGACCTGGCGACGGTCGTCCCGACCGGCCCCGACGGGATCGTCACCCGCGAGGACGTGCACAAGGCGGCCGCTCCCGAGCAGGCCCCGGCGGCCGTCCCCGCGCAGCTCCCGGCCCCCGCGGCGCCCGACGAGGCGCAGGCCCCGGCGGCCGGTCCGGCCGCCGTCGGCGCCCGGGAGACCCGTGTCCCGATCAAGGGCGTGCGCAAGGCCACGGCGCAGGCCATGGTCGGCTCGGCGTTCACCGCGCCGCACGTCACCGAGTTCGTCACGGTCGACGTGACCCGCACCCTGCGGCTCGTCGAGGAGCTGAAGGCGGACAAGGACATGGCGGGGCTGCGGGTCAACCCGCTGCTGCTGATCGCCAAGGCCCTGCTCGTCGCCATCCGCCGCAACCCGGAGATCAACGCCTCCTGGGACGAGGCCGCCCAGGAGATCGTGGTCAAGCACTACGTCAACCTGGGCATCGCCGCCGCCACCCCGCGCGGCCTGATCGTGCCGAACATCAAGGACGCCCACGCCAAGACGCTCCCGGAGCTGGCGCAGGCGCTCGGCGAACTGGTCGCCACCGCCCGCGAGGGCAGGACGACCCCGGCGGCCATGCAGGGCGGCACGGTGACGATCACCAACGTCGGCGTCTTCGGCGTCGACACCGGCACGCCGATCCTCAACCCCGGCGAGTCGGCGATCCTCGCGGTCGGCGCGATCAAGCTCCAGCCCTGGGTGCACAAGGGCAAGGTCAAGCCGCGCCACGTCACCACGCTGGCGCTCTCCTTCGACCACCGGCTCGTCGACGGCGAACTGGGATCGAAGGTCCTGGCCGACATCGCGGCCGTCCTGGAGAACCCCAAGCGCCTGATCACCTGGGCGTGA
- a CDS encoding alpha-ketoacid dehydrogenase subunit beta, protein MAVQKLPLAKALNESLRKALETDPKVVVMGLDVGKLGGVFRITDGLQKDFGEDRVVDTPLAESGIVGTAIGLALRGYRPVVEIQFDGFVFPAYDQIVTQLAKMRARSLGTVKMPVVIRIPYGGGIGAVEHHSESPESLFAHVAGLKVVTPATSSDAYWMLQQAIQSDDPVIFFEPKRRYWDKGEVDTEAIPGELHRARVAREGTDLTLVAYGPMVKTCLEAAAAAAEEGRSVEVVDLRSISPIDFDTLQASVEKTRRLVVVHEAPVFFGSGAEIAARITERCFYHLEAPVLRVGGYHAPYPPARLEEEYLPGLDRVLDAVDRSLAY, encoded by the coding sequence ATGGCTGTTCAGAAGCTTCCCCTCGCCAAGGCGCTCAACGAGTCGCTGCGCAAGGCCCTGGAGACCGACCCCAAGGTCGTCGTCATGGGCCTGGACGTCGGCAAGCTCGGAGGTGTCTTCCGGATCACCGACGGCCTGCAGAAGGACTTCGGCGAGGACCGGGTCGTCGACACCCCGCTCGCCGAGTCCGGCATCGTGGGCACCGCGATCGGCCTCGCGCTGCGCGGCTACCGGCCGGTCGTGGAGATCCAGTTCGACGGCTTCGTCTTCCCGGCGTACGACCAGATCGTCACGCAGCTCGCGAAGATGCGGGCCCGCTCGCTCGGCACGGTGAAGATGCCGGTCGTCATCCGCATCCCGTACGGCGGCGGCATCGGCGCCGTCGAGCACCACTCCGAGTCGCCCGAGTCGCTCTTCGCGCACGTCGCGGGCCTCAAGGTCGTCACCCCGGCCACCTCGTCCGACGCCTACTGGATGCTCCAGCAGGCGATCCAGAGCGACGACCCGGTCATCTTCTTCGAGCCCAAGCGCCGCTACTGGGACAAGGGCGAGGTCGACACCGAGGCCATCCCCGGCGAGCTGCACAGGGCCCGGGTCGCCCGCGAGGGCACGGACCTCACCCTCGTCGCCTACGGCCCGATGGTGAAGACCTGCCTGGAGGCGGCCGCGGCCGCCGCCGAGGAGGGCCGGTCGGTCGAGGTCGTGGACCTGCGCTCGATCTCCCCGATCGACTTCGACACCCTCCAGGCCTCGGTCGAGAAGACCCGCCGCCTGGTCGTCGTGCACGAGGCCCCGGTGTTCTTCGGTTCCGGCGCGGAGATCGCCGCCCGGATCACCGAGCGGTGCTTCTACCACCTGGAGGCCCCGGTGCTGCGGGTGGGCGGGTACCACGCGCCGTACCCGCCGGCCCGCCTGGAGGAGGAGTACCTGCCGGGTCTGGACCGGGTGCTCGACGCCGTCGACCGCTCGCTGGCGTACTGA
- the pdhA gene encoding pyruvate dehydrogenase (acetyl-transferring) E1 component subunit alpha: MTVDSTAARQPRRSGGTSSGAKAAEGGAAKRAARARKPRSSDSEPQLVQLLTPEGERVRHPEYDVDLTADELRGLYRDMLMTRRFDGEATALQRQGELGLWASLLGQEAAQIGSGRALRDDDYVFPTYREHGVAWCRGVDPTNLLGMFRGVNNGGWDPSTNNFHLYTIVLGSQTLHATGYAMGVAKDGADSAVIAYFGDGASSQGDVNESFVFSAVYNAPVVFFCQNNQWAISEPIEKQTRVPLYQRAQGFGFPGVRVDGNDVLACLAVTRWALERARRGEGPTLIEAFTYRMAAHTTSDDPTRYRHDDERAAWEAKDPILRLRRYLEAQGHADASWFEELEAESEALGKQVREVVRAMPVPEHMAMFDNVYADGHALVDEERAQFAAYQASFANGEAE; the protein is encoded by the coding sequence GTGACCGTGGACAGCACTGCCGCGCGTCAGCCGCGACGCAGCGGCGGCACCAGCAGCGGCGCCAAAGCCGCCGAGGGCGGTGCCGCCAAGCGCGCCGCCCGCGCGAGGAAGCCGCGGAGTTCCGACTCCGAGCCGCAGCTCGTACAACTGCTGACGCCCGAGGGTGAGCGCGTCCGGCACCCCGAGTACGACGTCGACCTGACCGCCGACGAGCTGCGCGGCCTGTACCGCGACATGCTGATGACCCGCCGTTTCGACGGCGAGGCCACGGCGCTCCAGCGGCAGGGCGAGCTGGGCCTGTGGGCCTCGCTGCTCGGCCAGGAGGCGGCGCAGATCGGCTCCGGCCGCGCCCTGCGGGACGACGACTACGTCTTCCCGACCTACCGCGAGCACGGCGTCGCCTGGTGCCGCGGGGTCGACCCGACGAACCTCCTCGGCATGTTCCGCGGTGTGAACAACGGCGGCTGGGACCCCAGCACCAACAATTTCCACCTGTACACGATCGTCCTCGGCTCGCAGACCCTGCACGCCACCGGCTACGCCATGGGCGTCGCCAAGGACGGCGCGGACTCCGCCGTGATCGCGTACTTCGGGGACGGCGCCTCCAGCCAGGGCGACGTCAACGAGTCGTTCGTCTTCTCCGCCGTCTACAACGCCCCGGTCGTGTTCTTCTGCCAGAACAACCAGTGGGCGATCTCCGAGCCCATCGAGAAGCAGACCCGCGTCCCGCTCTACCAGCGCGCGCAGGGCTTCGGCTTCCCCGGCGTCCGCGTCGACGGCAACGACGTCCTGGCCTGCCTCGCGGTCACCCGCTGGGCCCTGGAGCGCGCCCGCCGCGGCGAGGGCCCGACGCTCATCGAGGCGTTCACCTACCGCATGGCCGCCCACACCACCTCCGACGACCCGACCCGCTACCGGCACGACGACGAGCGGGCCGCCTGGGAGGCGAAGGACCCGATCCTGCGCCTGCGCCGCTACCTGGAGGCCCAGGGCCACGCCGACGCGTCCTGGTTCGAGGAGCTGGAGGCGGAGAGCGAGGCCCTCGGCAAGCAGGTCCGCGAGGTCGTCCGCGCCATGCCCGTGCCGGAGCACATGGCGATGTTCGACAACGTGTACGCGGACGGGCACGCCCTCGTCGACGAGGAGCGCGCGCAGTTCGCCGCCTACCAGGCGTCCTTCGCGAACGGAGAGGCCGAGTAA